The following proteins are co-located in the Hydrogenophaga sp. RAC07 genome:
- a CDS encoding O-succinylhomoserine sulfhydrylase, giving the protein MTQKNTDLHRDTLAVREAVERSQYGENSEALYLTSGYVQPSAEAAARRFAGDEEGFTYGRYGNPTVASFEQRLAALEGAEACISTASGMSAILMMCMGLLKAGDHVVCSHSMFGSTIKLIGTDLAKFGVESTFVSQTDVAAWQAAVRPTTKLLFAETPTNPLTEVCDIRALADIAHNAGALLCVDNCFATPALQLPMKLGADIVMHSGTKYLDGQGRVMAGALCASQELVTKTFLPVLKSAGMTLAPFNAWVVLKGLETLDIRMQAQSARALQLAQWLQDHPAVARVHYPGLASHPQHALAMAQQSGCGGAVLSFEVRASDADQARQRAFHVLDSLQVMSLSTNLGDTKTLMAHPASTSHGRLTEAQRQTAGVVQGLIRVAVGLEHLQDIQTDLDRGLLTL; this is encoded by the coding sequence ATGACGCAGAAGAACACCGACCTGCACCGCGACACGCTGGCCGTGCGCGAGGCCGTGGAACGCAGCCAGTACGGCGAAAACTCCGAGGCCCTGTACCTCACGAGCGGCTACGTGCAACCCAGCGCCGAGGCCGCAGCGCGCCGGTTTGCCGGCGACGAAGAAGGCTTCACCTACGGCCGCTACGGCAACCCCACGGTGGCCAGCTTCGAGCAGCGCCTGGCCGCGCTCGAAGGCGCCGAGGCCTGCATCTCCACCGCCTCGGGCATGTCCGCCATCCTCATGATGTGCATGGGCCTGCTCAAGGCCGGCGACCACGTGGTGTGTTCGCACTCCATGTTCGGCTCCACCATCAAACTCATCGGCACAGACCTGGCCAAGTTCGGCGTGGAGTCCACCTTCGTCTCGCAGACCGATGTGGCCGCGTGGCAGGCGGCTGTTCGGCCGACCACCAAGCTGCTGTTTGCCGAGACGCCGACCAACCCGCTCACCGAGGTGTGCGACATCCGCGCGTTGGCCGACATTGCGCACAACGCCGGCGCGCTGCTCTGCGTGGACAACTGCTTCGCCACACCCGCGCTGCAATTGCCCATGAAGCTGGGTGCCGACATCGTCATGCACTCGGGCACCAAGTACCTGGATGGCCAGGGCCGTGTGATGGCCGGTGCGCTGTGCGCCAGCCAGGAACTCGTGACCAAGACGTTTTTGCCGGTGCTCAAGAGCGCCGGCATGACGCTTGCGCCGTTCAATGCCTGGGTCGTGCTCAAGGGCCTGGAGACGCTGGACATCCGCATGCAGGCGCAATCGGCCCGCGCGCTCCAGCTGGCCCAGTGGCTGCAGGACCACCCAGCCGTGGCCCGCGTGCATTACCCCGGGCTTGCCAGCCACCCGCAGCATGCGCTCGCCATGGCGCAGCAGTCCGGTTGCGGTGGTGCCGTGCTCTCGTTCGAGGTCAGGGCGTCCGACGCGGATCAGGCTCGCCAACGCGCCTTCCACGTGCTGGACTCGCTGCAGGTCATGTCGCTCTCCACCAACCTGGGCGACACCAAGACCTTGATGGCGCACCCCGCCAGCACCTCCCACGGCCGCCTGACCGAAGCACAGCGCCAGACCGCCGGCGTGGTGCAGGGCCTGATCCGCGTGGCGGTCGGGCTCGAACATCTCCAAGACATCCAGACCGACCTTGACCGCGGACTCCTCACCCTCTGA
- the purF gene encoding amidophosphoribosyltransferase — translation MCGIVGVVSKTPVNQLIYDALLLLQHRGQDAAGIVTQQGRKFFMHKAKGMVRDVFRTRNMRALPGLCGLGQVRYPTAGNAFSEEEAQPFYVNAPFGLVLVHNGNLTNAKALAQELFQTDHRHVNTDSDSEVLLNVLAHELEKVTRGITLKPADVFAAVRGVHQRVKGSYAVVALIAGHGLLAFRDPFGIRPLCVGHNDQGGVMVASESVALEGNGFELDRDVLPGEAVFVDLDGKMQFEQCAEKTSHNPCIFEYVYLARPDSVLDGISVYQARLNMGVTLAKRVVSTVPPNEIDVVIPIPESSRPSAMELAQLLGLPYREGFVKNRYVGRTFIMPGQGVRKKSVRQKLNVIGSEFKGRNVLLVDDSIVRGTTSREIVQMARDAGARKVYLASAAPPVRYPNVYGIDMPTPDELVAHNRTVEEVRESIGCDALIYQDVDAMKQAIGSLNPKLAGFDASCFDGVYVTGDITLADIARLNAGRDQSEEGEEDTSRLALPNAQVA, via the coding sequence ATGTGTGGAATCGTGGGCGTGGTCAGCAAAACGCCAGTCAACCAGCTGATTTACGACGCCTTGCTGCTGTTGCAGCACCGCGGCCAGGATGCGGCCGGCATCGTCACCCAGCAGGGCCGCAAGTTCTTCATGCACAAGGCCAAGGGCATGGTGCGCGACGTGTTTCGCACCCGCAACATGCGCGCGTTGCCGGGCCTCTGCGGCCTGGGCCAGGTGCGTTACCCCACGGCGGGCAATGCCTTCAGCGAGGAAGAGGCGCAGCCCTTCTACGTGAACGCGCCGTTCGGCCTGGTGCTGGTGCACAACGGCAACCTGACCAACGCCAAAGCGCTGGCCCAGGAACTCTTTCAGACCGATCACCGCCATGTCAACACCGACAGCGACTCCGAGGTCTTGCTCAACGTGCTGGCCCACGAGCTGGAAAAAGTCACGCGCGGCATCACCCTGAAGCCGGCCGACGTGTTCGCTGCCGTGCGCGGCGTGCACCAGCGCGTCAAGGGTTCGTATGCGGTGGTGGCGCTGATCGCCGGTCACGGCTTGCTCGCGTTCCGTGATCCGTTCGGCATCCGTCCGCTGTGCGTGGGCCACAACGACCAGGGTGGCGTGATGGTCGCCAGCGAGTCGGTGGCGCTGGAGGGCAATGGCTTCGAACTGGACCGCGACGTGCTGCCCGGTGAAGCGGTGTTCGTCGACCTGGACGGCAAGATGCAGTTCGAGCAGTGCGCCGAGAAGACCAGCCACAACCCCTGCATCTTTGAGTACGTCTACCTGGCCCGGCCCGACTCGGTGCTGGACGGCATCTCGGTCTACCAGGCCCGCCTCAACATGGGCGTGACCCTGGCCAAGCGCGTGGTCTCGACCGTGCCGCCGAACGAGATCGATGTGGTCATTCCCATCCCCGAGTCGTCGCGCCCCAGTGCCATGGAGCTGGCCCAGTTGCTGGGCCTGCCGTATCGCGAAGGTTTTGTGAAGAACCGCTACGTGGGCCGGACCTTCATCATGCCGGGGCAGGGCGTGCGCAAGAAGTCGGTGCGCCAGAAGCTCAACGTGATCGGCAGTGAGTTCAAGGGCCGCAACGTGCTGCTGGTGGACGACTCCATCGTGCGCGGCACCACCAGCCGCGAGATCGTGCAGATGGCGCGCGACGCCGGCGCCCGCAAGGTGTACCTGGCCAGCGCCGCGCCCCCGGTGCGTTACCCCAACGTCTATGGCATCGACATGCCCACGCCCGATGAGCTGGTGGCGCACAACCGCACGGTGGAAGAGGTGCGCGAGAGCATCGGCTGCGACGCGCTGATCTACCAGGACGTGGACGCGATGAAGCAGGCCATCGGGTCGCTCAATCCCAAGCTGGCCGGTTTTGACGCCTCGTGTTTCGACGGCGTTTACGTCACCGGCGACATCACGCTGGCCGACATCGCGCGCCTGAACGCGGGCCGCGACCAGAGCGAAGAGGGCGAAGAAGACACCTCGCGCCTGGCCCTGCCCAACGCACAGGTCGCCTGA
- a CDS encoding CvpA family protein, translating into MGLTDGLLLTVLLLSVLLGAWRGLVYEVLSVASWVAAFVLAQAYADEVALVLPLDGLSPPLQLAAGFLVVFIAVAFAGGLLAWLVKKLVASVGLRPVDRVLGSAFGLARGVVMLLAFAVVVSMSPLRDAPWWQDSAVADTLVATLHAIKPLLPEPVARYIA; encoded by the coding sequence ATGGGGTTGACGGATGGTTTGCTGCTGACGGTGTTGTTGCTGTCGGTGTTGCTCGGCGCGTGGCGTGGCCTGGTGTACGAGGTGCTCTCGGTGGCCAGCTGGGTGGCGGCCTTTGTGCTCGCGCAGGCCTATGCCGATGAGGTTGCGCTGGTGTTGCCGCTGGACGGTTTGTCGCCTCCGCTGCAACTGGCCGCGGGATTTCTGGTGGTGTTCATCGCGGTGGCGTTCGCAGGCGGATTGCTCGCGTGGTTGGTCAAGAAGCTGGTGGCGTCGGTCGGTCTGCGGCCGGTGGACCGGGTTCTGGGGAGCGCCTTCGGGCTGGCGCGCGGTGTGGTGATGCTGCTGGCGTTCGCGGTGGTGGTGAGCATGTCGCCGCTGCGCGATGCCCCCTGGTGGCAGGACTCGGCGGTGGCCGACACGCTGGTGGCCACCTTGCACGCGATCAAGCCCTTGTTGCCCGAGCCGGTGGCCCGATATATCGCCTAG
- a CDS encoding SPOR domain-containing protein, with protein sequence MFKSRSGSQGNPSTPPPQSIDAVRRRARHRLIGASVLVLLGVVGFPLLFDTQPRPISVDIPIEIPAKSTPAPAVKPPAKAAAAAPATAKPPAPSVEARETLSAREEVVEAAAPPKPAAEPAKVAPAPAPADADRARALLEGKTATPPAATAAAPAAAAAAERLVVQVGAFSEEAGARTVRQKLEAAGLKTYTHVAETSEGRRIRVRLGPYNSRAEADKAAARVKALGLPAAVLTL encoded by the coding sequence ATGTTCAAATCCCGTTCAGGCTCACAGGGCAATCCATCGACACCGCCGCCGCAAAGCATTGACGCCGTGCGCCGGCGTGCGCGCCACCGCCTGATCGGCGCCAGTGTTCTGGTGCTGCTGGGTGTGGTGGGCTTCCCCCTGTTGTTCGACACACAGCCGCGCCCGATTTCGGTCGACATTCCGATCGAGATTCCGGCCAAGAGCACGCCCGCGCCCGCTGTGAAGCCGCCGGCCAAGGCCGCCGCAGCGGCGCCTGCCACGGCCAAGCCACCGGCACCCAGCGTTGAAGCCCGCGAAACCCTGAGTGCGCGCGAAGAGGTGGTGGAAGCCGCTGCACCGCCCAAACCCGCAGCCGAGCCCGCCAAGGTCGCTCCTGCCCCCGCACCGGCCGACGCCGACCGCGCCCGCGCCTTGCTCGAAGGCAAAACCGCCACCCCACCCGCTGCCACGGCCGCCGCACCAGCCGCCGCCGCAGCCGCCGAGCGCCTGGTCGTGCAGGTGGGGGCGTTCTCCGAAGAAGCGGGTGCCCGCACGGTGCGCCAGAAACTCGAAGCCGCCGGGCTCAAGACCTACACCCATGTGGCCGAAACGTCGGAAGGTCGCCGCATCCGCGTGCGCCTGGGGCCGTACAACAGCCGCGCCGAGGCCGACAAGGCTGCGGCCCGCGTGAAGGCCCTGGGCTTGCCCGCGGCCGTGCTCACGCTGTGA
- the folC gene encoding bifunctional tetrahydrofolate synthase/dihydrofolate synthase — translation MLNIALPPHPTTLPEWLAHAERLHPVTIDMGLERVQRVAQRMGLALTCPVITVAGTNGKGSTCAMLEAVYTQSGYRTGVYTSPHLVHFEERCRIAGEPVATDDLLPAFAEVEEARKGQGGEDEISLSYFEFTTLAILRTLSRAGLDVAILEVGLGGRLDAVNIIDTDCAVITCIALDHMALLGNDREAIGYEKAGIMRTGRPVVVSDPVPPQSVLDRALEIGADLWRIGKDFHFAGDQQQWGWAMHPSHGGRRYAGLAYPALRGANQLVNASGVLGAVEALRSKLPVTAQAVRNGLALVELPGRFQIVPGTPTLVLDVAHNPHSVAALTENLDAMGYYPTTHAVFGAMADKDLGAMLERIAPLIDRWHLTDLPLPRASTAAALAETLKVHPATAKSTVAGCHTSPMEALHAAVSHADPADRIVVFGSFFTVGGVLQDGVPRLSAKHLPS, via the coding sequence ATGCTCAACATCGCACTGCCTCCCCACCCCACCACACTGCCCGAGTGGCTGGCCCACGCCGAACGCCTGCACCCGGTCACCATCGACATGGGGCTGGAGCGCGTGCAGCGCGTGGCGCAGCGCATGGGGCTGGCGCTCACCTGCCCGGTGATCACCGTGGCCGGCACCAACGGCAAGGGCAGCACCTGCGCCATGCTGGAGGCCGTGTACACCCAGTCGGGTTACCGCACCGGCGTCTACACCTCGCCGCATCTGGTGCACTTTGAAGAGCGCTGCCGCATCGCCGGTGAACCCGTGGCCACCGACGACCTGCTGCCGGCGTTCGCCGAGGTGGAAGAAGCGCGCAAGGGGCAGGGCGGGGAAGACGAAATCAGCCTGAGCTACTTTGAATTCACCACGCTGGCCATCCTGCGCACGCTGTCGCGCGCCGGCCTGGACGTGGCGATTCTGGAGGTGGGCCTGGGGGGGCGGCTGGACGCGGTGAACATCATCGACACCGATTGCGCCGTCATCACCTGCATCGCGCTGGACCACATGGCCCTGCTGGGCAACGACCGCGAAGCCATCGGCTACGAGAAGGCCGGCATCATGCGCACCGGCCGCCCGGTGGTGGTGAGCGACCCGGTGCCGCCGCAAAGTGTGCTGGACCGTGCGCTGGAAATCGGCGCCGATCTCTGGCGCATCGGCAAGGATTTCCATTTTGCTGGCGACCAGCAGCAATGGGGCTGGGCGATGCATCCTTCGCACGGCGGGCGGCGATACGCCGGGCTGGCTTACCCGGCGCTGCGCGGCGCCAACCAGCTGGTGAACGCCTCGGGCGTGCTGGGAGCGGTGGAGGCCTTGCGGTCGAAACTGCCCGTGACGGCCCAGGCGGTGCGCAACGGCCTGGCGCTGGTGGAGCTGCCCGGGCGCTTCCAGATCGTGCCCGGCACCCCCACCCTGGTGCTCGATGTGGCACACAACCCGCATTCGGTGGCCGCACTCACCGAAAACCTTGATGCCATGGGCTACTACCCCACCACCCACGCGGTGTTCGGTGCCATGGCCGACAAGGACCTGGGCGCCATGCTCGAGCGCATCGCGCCACTCATCGACCGCTGGCACCTGACCGACCTGCCGTTGCCCCGCGCCAGCACCGCCGCCGCCCTGGCCGAGACCCTCAAAGTCCACCCTGCCACGGCCAAAAGCACGGTGGCCGGCTGCCACACCAGCCCCATGGAGGCGCTGCACGCAGCGGTCTCCCACGCGGACCCCGCTGATAGAATCGTGGTCTTCGGATCGTTCTTCACCGTGGGGGGTGTTCTGCAGGACGGTGTGCCCCGCTTGTCTGCCAAACACCTGCCCTCCTGA
- a CDS encoding ArsC family reductase — protein sequence MITVYGIPNCDTVKKARAWLTDQGVEHHFHDFKKQGVPEVELDRWLAAVGWETVINRKGTTWRQLDETVRAGVSDAASARAVALANPSVIKRPVVQWTDGITVGFDAAAWQARL from the coding sequence ATGATCACTGTCTACGGCATCCCCAACTGCGACACCGTCAAAAAGGCCCGCGCCTGGTTGACCGACCAGGGTGTTGAACATCACTTTCACGATTTCAAGAAACAGGGCGTTCCCGAGGTCGAGCTCGACCGCTGGCTGGCCGCCGTGGGCTGGGAAACCGTCATCAACCGCAAGGGCACGACCTGGCGCCAGCTGGACGAAACCGTGCGGGCCGGCGTGTCCGATGCGGCCAGCGCACGGGCGGTGGCACTGGCGAATCCGAGCGTGATCAAGCGCCCGGTGGTGCAATGGACCGACGGCATCACGGTGGGTTTTGATGCCGCTGCCTGGCAAGCCCGCCTCTGA
- the ppnP gene encoding pyrimidine/purine nucleoside phosphorylase: MSTTHFDGVTVNTQASVYFDGKCVSHGITFADGTKKSVGVVLPATLTFNTGAPEIMECVAGGCEYKLAGTEAWIKSGPGDKFSVPGNSSFDIRVTEPYHYICHFG, translated from the coding sequence ATGAGCACCACCCACTTCGACGGCGTCACCGTCAACACCCAGGCCAGCGTGTACTTCGACGGCAAGTGCGTCAGCCACGGCATCACCTTCGCCGACGGCACGAAAAAATCGGTCGGCGTGGTGCTGCCCGCCACGCTCACGTTCAACACCGGCGCACCCGAGATCATGGAATGCGTGGCCGGCGGTTGTGAATACAAACTGGCCGGCACCGAGGCCTGGATCAAGTCCGGCCCTGGCGACAAGTTCAGCGTGCCCGGCAACAGCAGCTTCGACATCCGCGTGACGGAGCCCTACCACTACATCTGCCACTTCGGCTGA
- the argG gene encoding argininosuccinate synthase, with protein sequence MATILQNLPAQQKVGIAFSGGLDTSAALLWMKQKGAIPYAYTANLGQPDEPDYEEIPRKAMQYGAEKARLIDCRTQLAHEGIAALQCGAFHISTAGVTYFNTTPLGRAVTGTMLVAAMKEDDVNIWGDGSTYKGNDIERFYRYGLLTNPSLKIYKPWLDQLFIDELGGRAEMSAFMTANGFGYKMSAEKAYSTDSNMLGATHEAKDLEHLNSGISIVNPIMGVAFWKDEVVVKRETVTVRFEEGQPVALNGETFASPVDLILKANEIGGRHGLGMSDQIENRIIEAKSRGIYEAPGLALLFIAYERLVTGIHNEDTIEQYRVNGLKLGRLLYQGRWFDPQAIMLRETAQRWVARAITGEVTIELRRGNDYSIMNTESANLTYAPERLSMEKVEDAPFTPLDRIGQLTMRNLDITDTRAKLGIYAKAGLLSLGDGASMLKLEGE encoded by the coding sequence ATGGCCACCATTCTTCAAAACCTCCCCGCGCAACAAAAAGTCGGCATCGCCTTCTCCGGCGGCCTCGACACCTCGGCAGCGCTGCTGTGGATGAAACAGAAGGGCGCGATTCCCTACGCCTACACCGCCAACCTCGGCCAGCCCGACGAGCCGGACTATGAGGAGATTCCGCGCAAGGCCATGCAGTACGGTGCCGAGAAGGCGCGCCTGATCGACTGCCGCACGCAACTCGCGCACGAAGGCATTGCCGCGCTGCAGTGCGGCGCCTTCCACATCAGCACCGCGGGCGTGACCTACTTCAACACCACGCCACTGGGCCGTGCCGTCACCGGCACCATGCTGGTGGCCGCCATGAAGGAAGACGACGTCAACATCTGGGGCGATGGCAGCACTTACAAGGGCAACGACATCGAGCGCTTCTACCGCTATGGCCTGCTGACCAACCCCAGCCTGAAGATCTACAAGCCGTGGTTGGACCAGCTGTTCATCGACGAGCTGGGTGGCCGCGCCGAGATGAGCGCCTTCATGACGGCCAACGGCTTCGGCTACAAGATGAGCGCCGAGAAGGCCTACAGCACCGACAGCAACATGCTCGGCGCCACGCACGAAGCAAAAGACCTCGAACATCTGAACAGCGGCATCTCGATCGTGAACCCCATCATGGGTGTGGCGTTCTGGAAAGACGAGGTCGTGGTCAAGCGCGAAACCGTGACGGTGCGCTTTGAAGAAGGCCAGCCCGTGGCGCTCAACGGCGAGACCTTCGCCAGCCCGGTGGACCTGATCCTGAAGGCCAACGAGATCGGTGGCCGCCACGGCCTGGGCATGAGCGACCAGATCGAGAACCGCATCATCGAGGCCAAGAGCCGTGGCATCTACGAAGCCCCCGGCCTGGCGCTTCTGTTCATTGCCTACGAGCGCCTGGTGACCGGCATCCACAACGAAGACACGATCGAGCAGTACCGCGTCAACGGTCTGAAGCTCGGCCGTCTGCTCTACCAGGGCCGCTGGTTCGATCCGCAAGCCATCATGCTGCGCGAGACGGCGCAGCGCTGGGTGGCGCGCGCCATCACGGGTGAAGTCACCATCGAACTGCGTCGCGGCAACGACTACTCGATCATGAACACCGAGAGCGCCAACCTCACGTACGCACCCGAACGCCTGAGCATGGAAAAAGTGGAAGACGCGCCGTTCACGCCGCTGGACCGCATCGGCCAACTGACCATGCGCAACCTCGACATCACCGACACACGCGCCAAGCTGGGCATCTACGCCAAGGCCGGGTTGCTGTCCTTGGGCGACGGGGCCAGCATGTTGAAGCTGGAAGGCGAGTAA
- a CDS encoding alpha/beta hydrolase produces MEKTPSTDPAWLDREYNNRALVPEHAAHFERWATTSAQARQTSRPLLDVSYGHGPGETLDIFPATRKPGTPLAPVMVFIHGGYWRSLDKSDHSFIAPAFTKHGACVVVPNYALCPAVTIPDIVLQMVNALAWTHRHIAAHGGDPHRMTVVGHSAGGHLATMMLACEWARVGDDLPDALVKNALSISGLYDLEPVRLTPFVQPSLNLTPAQVQKASPALLPAPPVRDGRGQLVAVAGGDESSEFLRHNRLIQQAWGPEVVPVCEALPGLNHFSVVDALAQPGHRLNGLARGLLGV; encoded by the coding sequence ATGGAAAAAACACCTTCGACCGACCCCGCCTGGCTGGACCGTGAGTACAACAACCGGGCCCTGGTGCCCGAACACGCCGCGCACTTCGAGCGTTGGGCAACGACCTCTGCGCAGGCACGCCAAACCAGCCGCCCGCTGCTGGACGTGAGCTACGGACACGGTCCCGGCGAGACGCTGGACATCTTTCCCGCAACGCGCAAACCCGGCACGCCGCTGGCGCCGGTGATGGTGTTCATCCACGGTGGGTATTGGCGCAGCCTGGACAAATCCGACCACTCGTTTATCGCCCCGGCGTTCACGAAACACGGTGCCTGCGTGGTGGTGCCCAACTACGCGCTGTGTCCGGCGGTCACCATCCCGGACATCGTCCTGCAGATGGTGAATGCCCTGGCCTGGACGCATCGCCACATCGCCGCGCACGGCGGCGACCCGCACCGCATGACGGTGGTGGGCCATTCGGCCGGTGGACACCTGGCCACCATGATGCTGGCCTGCGAGTGGGCGCGGGTGGGGGACGACCTGCCCGACGCTCTGGTGAAGAACGCACTGTCGATCTCCGGCCTGTACGACCTGGAGCCGGTGCGGCTCACGCCGTTTGTGCAGCCGTCCTTGAATTTGACGCCGGCCCAGGTGCAGAAGGCCAGCCCGGCGCTGCTGCCGGCGCCGCCCGTGCGTGACGGCCGTGGTCAATTGGTGGCGGTGGCGGGTGGTGACGAGAGCAGCGAGTTCCTGCGCCACAACCGCCTCATCCAGCAGGCCTGGGGGCCGGAGGTGGTGCCCGTGTGCGAGGCCTTGCCGGGACTCAACCACTTCAGCGTTGTTGACGCCTTGGCGCAGCCCGGGCACCGGTTGAATGGGTTGGCGCGGGGGCTGCTCGGGGTCTGA
- a CDS encoding GntR family transcriptional regulator, whose amino-acid sequence MPAHLIKLESAPDLVEQVYRALLDAISAGTLKPGQRITQEELAEQLAVSRQPVMQALRLLKKDGFVQDAPVCNGPAGRCRGLQVTPIDAQWIEQVYEVRGALDALAVRLAAQRRTPLDPALLAMGRAAVKRGDIKAMIDADLAFHTALYRAAQNPLIEQSALLHWHHIRRAMGEALQSAMLREPVWDEHEAIARAVERGDVKLAERLMQEHSGHASTQFNARAPAGSAATTRKRRPTPDNSVVLDSQAG is encoded by the coding sequence ATGCCCGCCCATTTGATCAAGCTGGAATCCGCGCCCGACCTGGTCGAGCAGGTGTACCGCGCGCTGCTCGACGCAATCAGCGCCGGCACGCTCAAACCGGGCCAGCGCATCACGCAGGAAGAGCTGGCCGAACAACTCGCGGTGTCGCGTCAACCCGTCATGCAGGCGCTGCGCCTGCTCAAGAAAGACGGCTTCGTGCAGGACGCGCCGGTCTGCAACGGCCCCGCCGGGCGCTGCCGCGGACTGCAGGTCACGCCCATCGACGCGCAGTGGATCGAGCAGGTGTACGAGGTGCGCGGCGCGCTCGACGCGCTGGCCGTCCGGCTGGCCGCCCAGCGCCGCACGCCCCTGGACCCGGCTTTGCTGGCCATGGGCCGGGCCGCTGTGAAGCGCGGCGACATCAAGGCCATGATCGACGCCGATCTGGCGTTTCACACCGCGCTGTACCGCGCTGCGCAAAACCCGCTGATCGAACAAAGCGCCCTGCTGCACTGGCACCACATCCGCCGCGCCATGGGCGAAGCCCTGCAGTCGGCGATGTTGCGCGAGCCGGTGTGGGACGAACACGAAGCCATTGCCCGCGCCGTGGAGCGCGGCGACGTGAAACTGGCCGAGCGCCTGATGCAAGAGCACAGCGGCCACGCCAGCACCCAGTTCAACGCCCGCGCACCAGCCGGGTCCGCAGCCACGACCCGCAAACGGCGGCCCACCCCCGACAACTCCGTGGTTCTCGACAGCCAGGCTGGCTGA
- a CDS encoding NAD(P)-dependent oxidoreductase, with protein sequence MNTSTPPTPALQVAVLGIGMMGFPMARRLCEAGCTVSVWNRSRSKAERLQDMGARVADTPADAVANADFVITLLDNGDVVEDVLFRQGTLRGLRPGSVVVDMSSIQPRQARDHAARLAAAGVHHLDAPVSGGTVGAEAGTLAIMVGGKPAEFERVRPVFELLGRPVHVGSHGAGQLAKLANQMIVGITIGAVAEALLLCEKGGADMAKVKQAITGGFADSRILQVHGQRMIERDFTKRGAVAVQLKDMRNALATASEIGFEAPITALFEQLYAQSVDHGLADLDHSALFVELASRNGMA encoded by the coding sequence GTGAACACCTCAACACCTCCCACCCCCGCCCTCCAAGTCGCCGTGCTCGGCATCGGCATGATGGGTTTTCCCATGGCCCGCCGCCTGTGCGAAGCCGGCTGTACCGTCAGCGTCTGGAACCGCTCGCGCAGCAAGGCCGAGCGCCTGCAGGACATGGGTGCGCGCGTCGCCGACACGCCCGCCGATGCCGTGGCCAACGCCGATTTCGTGATCACGCTGCTGGACAACGGCGACGTGGTGGAAGACGTGTTGTTCCGCCAGGGCACGCTCAGGGGGCTTCGCCCGGGCAGTGTGGTGGTGGACATGTCGTCCATTCAGCCGCGGCAGGCGCGCGACCACGCCGCCCGCCTGGCGGCCGCCGGTGTGCACCACCTGGACGCGCCGGTGTCGGGCGGCACGGTGGGCGCCGAGGCCGGCACGCTGGCCATCATGGTGGGCGGCAAGCCGGCCGAATTCGAGCGTGTGCGCCCGGTGTTCGAGCTGCTGGGCCGCCCGGTGCACGTGGGCTCGCATGGCGCGGGCCAGCTGGCCAAACTCGCCAACCAGATGATCGTGGGCATCACCATCGGAGCCGTGGCCGAAGCCCTGCTGCTGTGCGAGAAGGGCGGCGCCGACATGGCCAAGGTCAAGCAGGCCATCACCGGTGGCTTTGCCGACAGCCGCATCCTGCAGGTGCACGGCCAGCGCATGATCGAGCGCGACTTCACCAAACGCGGCGCGGTGGCGGTGCAGCTCAAGGACATGCGCAACGCGCTGGCCACCGCGAGCGAGATCGGCTTCGAGGCGCCCATCACCGCGCTGTTCGAACAGCTCTACGCCCAGTCGGTCGACCACGGCCTGGCCGATCTCGACCACTCGGCCCTGTTCGTCGAGCTGGCCAGCCGCAACGGCATGGCCTGA
- a CDS encoding SDR family oxidoreductase, translated as MASNTSQRIALVTGAGSGIGRAVALGLLQDGFHVVLSGRRPEPLAEVAAIAEAAGQHALVLPADVRDEHSVQALFDTIEQRHGRLDVLFNNAGVNAPAVPMDELPVERWRDVIDTNITGVFLCARAAFGLMRRQTPQGGRIINNGSISAHAPRPFSSPYTASKHAVLGLTKTIALDGRDYNIVCSQIDIGNALTELSARMTQGVRQANGTLATEPMMDVQHVAQAVRYMASLPLSTNVLNMTVMASQMPFVGRG; from the coding sequence ATGGCATCGAACACTTCCCAACGCATCGCCCTGGTCACCGGCGCGGGCAGCGGCATCGGCCGCGCCGTGGCCCTGGGCCTGCTGCAGGACGGATTTCATGTGGTGCTCAGCGGGCGCCGGCCCGAGCCGCTGGCCGAGGTGGCCGCCATCGCCGAGGCCGCCGGCCAGCACGCGCTGGTGCTTCCCGCCGATGTGCGCGACGAACACAGCGTGCAGGCCCTGTTTGACACGATTGAACAGCGCCACGGTCGCCTGGACGTGCTGTTCAACAACGCCGGCGTCAACGCCCCGGCCGTGCCCATGGACGAGTTGCCGGTGGAGCGCTGGAGGGACGTGATCGACACCAACATCACGGGTGTGTTTCTCTGCGCGCGCGCCGCCTTCGGCCTGATGCGCCGCCAGACCCCTCAGGGCGGACGCATCATCAACAACGGTTCGATCTCGGCGCACGCGCCCCGCCCGTTCAGCAGCCCCTACACCGCCAGCAAACACGCGGTGCTGGGCCTGACCAAGACCATTGCCCTGGATGGACGCGACTACAACATCGTGTGCAGCCAGATCGACATCGGCAACGCCCTGACCGAACTCTCCGCGCGCATGACCCAGGGGGTGCGCCAGGCCAACGGCACGCTGGCCACCGAACCCATGATGGACGTGCAGCACGTGGCACAGGCGGTGCGTTACATGGCCAGCCTGCCGCTGTCCACCAACGTGCTCAACATGACCGTGATGGCCAGTCAGATGCCGTTCGTGGGCCGGGGCTGA